Proteins from a single region of Siphonobacter curvatus:
- a CDS encoding Gfo/Idh/MocA family protein, which produces MVTRRSFIQTVSNGIAYTSMAGSGLLMACQSRSDQSKEAEKQSTQNEEKKKGKLGIALVGLGKYSEEQLAPALEETNQCYLAGIVTGTPEKAEKWKTKYDIPEKNIYNYETFDTIKDNPDIDIVYVVLPNSMHAEYTVRAAKAGKHVICEKPMALTVAECDQMIAACKEAGKMLSIGYRLHFEPYNLEMVRLAETKTFGNLKKIKAENGMNGTEGWRVDKELSGGGPLPDVGIYCIQAVRYTTGQEPLAVRAKEGPKKDKEFFKEVEASLTWEMEMPGGVIAECKSSYEEDMSLLRAEADKGFFELKPAYGYSGQKGETSQGKMDLPKVNQQALQMDDFAEAITKKRPTPVPGEMGRQDVKIINAIYEAMKTGKRVEIPA; this is translated from the coding sequence ATGGTAACCCGCAGAAGCTTTATTCAAACTGTTTCGAACGGCATTGCGTATACCAGTATGGCTGGAAGCGGCCTTCTGATGGCCTGCCAAAGCAGATCTGATCAATCAAAAGAAGCTGAAAAACAGTCCACACAGAACGAAGAAAAGAAGAAAGGTAAACTGGGCATTGCTCTGGTTGGCTTGGGTAAGTACAGTGAAGAACAGCTGGCTCCGGCTTTGGAGGAAACCAATCAATGTTACCTGGCCGGGATCGTTACGGGTACGCCCGAAAAGGCAGAGAAGTGGAAAACGAAATACGACATTCCCGAGAAGAACATTTATAACTACGAGACTTTCGATACGATCAAGGACAATCCAGACATCGACATTGTCTACGTAGTACTCCCCAACAGCATGCACGCCGAATATACGGTACGAGCCGCTAAGGCGGGCAAACACGTCATCTGCGAGAAACCGATGGCCCTTACCGTAGCCGAATGCGACCAGATGATTGCCGCCTGCAAGGAAGCCGGAAAGATGCTTTCGATTGGGTACCGCCTTCATTTCGAGCCGTATAATCTGGAAATGGTACGCTTGGCCGAAACCAAAACTTTCGGTAATCTGAAAAAAATCAAAGCCGAAAACGGTATGAATGGTACCGAAGGCTGGCGAGTTGACAAAGAACTTTCAGGAGGGGGTCCGCTGCCGGATGTAGGCATTTACTGCATTCAAGCCGTACGGTATACGACTGGCCAGGAACCACTGGCGGTACGAGCGAAAGAAGGTCCAAAGAAAGACAAGGAATTTTTCAAAGAAGTAGAAGCGTCCCTGACCTGGGAAATGGAAATGCCGGGCGGCGTGATTGCCGAGTGCAAAAGCAGCTACGAAGAAGACATGAGTCTGCTTCGGGCTGAGGCCGATAAAGGATTTTTCGAACTAAAACCGGCCTACGGCTACTCCGGTCAGAAAGGCGAAACGTCCCAGGGAAAAATGGATTTGCCCAAAGTCAATCAGCAAGCCCTACAAATGGACGACTTCGCCGAGGCCATTACCAAAAAGCGGCCCACGCCCGTACCGGGAGAAATGGGTCGTCAGGACGTGAAAATCATTAATGCTATTTACGAGGCGATGAAGACGGGTAAACGTGTTGAGATTCCTGCTTAG
- a CDS encoding aldehyde dehydrogenase (NADP(+)), with protein MSQATIEHSFQAINPATGEILPGEFIETSLEQITDYGHRSAAAFAEYRNVSGLKKAEFLEQIALEIEALGDALLERAQAETALPLPRLTGERGRTTGQLRLFASYVREGSWVDARIDPALPERQPLPRPDLRQMLRPLGPVGIFGASNFPLAFSVAGGDTASALAAGCTVVVKAHPAHPGTSELVAEAIRTAVQKCNLPEDTFLCIQGRTNETGQALVNHPAIKAIGFTGSFRGGKAIFDAAARRPEPIPVYAEMGSTNPVFFLPQILKEQGAALALAYVASTTLGTGQFCTNPGLSIVTASEATEQFKAQAQQAITQVKPTSMLTKAIREAFHQGISHLTSHGDVQVLGESDATEGYALARPVLLTSTAKALLANPAVAEEVFGPSSIIVQADNPEEMLALAQSLEGHLTATVYGTEEELLQYGDLLAILEQKAGRVIINAFPTGVEVSHAMHHGGPFPATTDARSTSVGTNAIRRFARPVCYQGFPQALLPEELKDTNPLSIWRLWDGVTQK; from the coding sequence ATGTCACAAGCTACGATAGAACATTCTTTTCAAGCCATCAATCCGGCCACGGGCGAAATCCTGCCGGGTGAATTCATTGAAACGAGTCTCGAACAGATTACCGACTACGGTCATCGTTCGGCAGCAGCCTTCGCCGAATACCGAAACGTATCCGGACTTAAAAAAGCGGAATTTCTCGAACAGATTGCCCTTGAAATTGAAGCCTTAGGCGATGCTCTGCTGGAACGGGCTCAGGCCGAAACGGCGCTACCTCTACCCCGTCTGACGGGCGAACGGGGTCGTACCACGGGTCAATTACGCCTTTTTGCCAGCTACGTTCGGGAAGGCTCCTGGGTAGACGCCCGCATTGATCCGGCCCTGCCCGAGCGTCAGCCCCTGCCCCGCCCCGACCTACGACAAATGCTGCGACCCCTCGGTCCCGTCGGTATTTTCGGAGCCAGTAACTTTCCGCTGGCCTTCTCCGTAGCGGGTGGCGACACCGCTTCGGCTCTCGCTGCGGGTTGTACGGTGGTGGTGAAAGCCCACCCGGCTCACCCCGGTACCTCGGAGCTGGTCGCCGAAGCCATTCGTACGGCAGTACAAAAGTGCAATTTACCCGAAGATACGTTCCTCTGCATTCAGGGTCGAACCAACGAAACAGGCCAGGCCCTGGTCAATCATCCCGCTATTAAAGCCATTGGTTTTACGGGATCGTTCCGGGGCGGTAAGGCCATTTTTGATGCGGCAGCCCGTCGCCCCGAACCCATTCCAGTGTACGCTGAAATGGGCAGTACGAATCCGGTTTTCTTTTTGCCCCAGATTCTGAAAGAACAGGGAGCGGCTCTGGCTCTGGCTTACGTGGCTTCCACGACGCTCGGTACGGGTCAGTTTTGTACGAACCCGGGCTTGAGTATTGTCACGGCTTCGGAAGCTACGGAACAATTTAAAGCCCAGGCTCAACAAGCCATTACGCAGGTTAAACCAACGTCCATGCTGACGAAGGCGATTCGCGAAGCTTTCCATCAGGGCATTTCACACCTGACCAGCCACGGGGACGTACAGGTACTGGGTGAATCGGATGCGACGGAAGGTTACGCCTTAGCCCGCCCCGTACTGCTAACCAGTACGGCCAAAGCACTGCTAGCGAATCCGGCCGTAGCCGAAGAAGTATTCGGTCCCAGCAGTATCATTGTTCAAGCCGATAATCCGGAAGAAATGCTGGCATTGGCTCAATCCTTGGAAGGTCATTTGACCGCCACGGTTTACGGTACGGAAGAAGAATTGCTCCAATACGGCGACTTATTGGCCATTCTCGAACAAAAAGCGGGCCGGGTGATCATCAATGCCTTCCCAACGGGGGTGGAAGTAAGTCACGCCATGCACCACGGCGGTCCCTTCCCGGCCACGACCGATGCACGCTCAACGTCCGTTGGCACGAATGCCATTCGTCGCTTTGCCCGACCCGTATGTTATCAGGGTTTTCCTCAGGCTTTACTTCCGGAGGAATTGAAAGATACTAACCCGCTGTCGATTTGGCGGCTTTGGGATGGCGTTACGCAGAAGTAA
- a CDS encoding NAD(P)/FAD-dependent oxidoreductase has protein sequence MQHIGIVGGGIIGLSTAYYLREAGYAVTVFDQTVLADGCSYGNAGMIVPSHIVPLAQPGMIAKGLRWMLQPTSPFYVKPRLNADLIRWGWLFYKHSTNEHVQYSIPALRDISLLSKTMYQQLAQTMDFGWHERGLLMLYQTAAAEHELQHEADLANQSGIEARMLDQKQVQALEPDAEVTVHGAVYYPGDAHVTPRRVMETLIADLKSKGVQFLENHRVEGFAMNGSRVTAIRAGGEQYPVDEVVIAGGAWSPEVVKSLQLNLPLQGGKGYSFLLKDQSPQVRVPAIMLEARATATPMGQDLRIAGTMEINGTDLSVNMKRVQGISQSIQRYYPGIRVDLPAREVVWKGLRPCSPDGLPYIGRIPAYQNVTLATGHGMMGLSLGPGTGKLVSEIITGQSLSMDVAAFRPSRFQ, from the coding sequence ATGCAACACATCGGAATTGTTGGCGGAGGCATTATTGGCTTAAGTACCGCTTACTACCTGCGGGAAGCCGGGTACGCCGTGACCGTTTTTGACCAGACCGTACTGGCCGACGGCTGCTCCTACGGAAATGCCGGTATGATTGTGCCCAGCCACATTGTACCGCTGGCTCAGCCGGGTATGATCGCCAAAGGGCTTCGCTGGATGCTTCAGCCGACAAGTCCTTTTTACGTAAAGCCCCGGCTCAACGCGGATTTAATTCGCTGGGGCTGGCTGTTTTACAAACACTCGACCAACGAGCACGTCCAGTACTCCATTCCGGCTTTACGGGATATAAGTTTACTCAGCAAAACCATGTATCAGCAACTGGCCCAAACGATGGATTTTGGCTGGCACGAACGCGGTTTGCTGATGCTGTATCAAACGGCTGCTGCGGAACATGAATTACAACACGAAGCGGATCTGGCCAACCAGTCGGGCATTGAAGCCCGTATGCTGGATCAGAAACAGGTACAGGCTCTGGAACCCGATGCGGAAGTGACCGTACACGGAGCTGTATACTATCCCGGCGACGCCCACGTAACACCCCGACGGGTCATGGAAACGCTGATTGCCGATTTAAAAAGTAAAGGTGTTCAGTTTCTGGAAAACCATCGCGTAGAGGGCTTTGCCATGAATGGCTCCCGCGTAACGGCCATTCGGGCGGGTGGTGAACAGTACCCCGTGGATGAAGTAGTCATCGCGGGAGGAGCCTGGTCGCCGGAAGTCGTAAAAAGTCTGCAACTCAATCTGCCTTTGCAGGGTGGAAAAGGGTATAGTTTTCTGTTGAAAGACCAAAGTCCTCAGGTGCGGGTACCGGCCATTATGCTGGAAGCCCGGGCTACGGCCACGCCAATGGGTCAGGATCTGCGGATTGCCGGTACCATGGAAATCAACGGTACGGATCTTTCCGTAAACATGAAACGCGTACAGGGAATCAGTCAGTCGATTCAACGGTATTATCCGGGTATTCGCGTAGATTTGCCCGCCCGGGAAGTCGTCTGGAAAGGTCTGCGACCTTGCTCACCCGATGGGTTACCCTACATTGGCCGCATTCCGGCGTATCAAAACGTAACCCTTGCCACGGGTCACGGCATGATGGGATTAAGTCTGGGACCCGGTACGGGCAAGCTCGTGAGCGAAATCATTACGGGGCAATCCCTGAGTATGGATGTAGCAGCGTTTCGTCCGTCTCGCTTTCAGTAA
- a CDS encoding 4-hydroxyproline epimerase: protein MSTAYHFFCIDAHTCGNPVRVVTGGSIPFLQGESMSEKRQHFLREYDWIRKGLMFEPRGHDMMSGSILYPPIDPANDAGVLFIETSGCLPMCGHGTIGTVTVAIEQNLIRPKTPGVLNLEVPAGLVRAEYVQEGRKVTSVKITNIKSYLAAEGLTVECPDLGTLTIDVAYGGNFYGIVDVQTNFPGLEHFSADQLISWARVLRVRLNEQYNFVHPENDTIRGLSHILWTGATLKETSTARNAVFYGDKAIDRSPCGTGTSARMAQWYAQGKLKPGDTFVHESIIGSIFNGRIEAETELAGKPAIVPSIEGWARIHGYNHLIIDEDDPYAFGFQVI from the coding sequence ATGTCCACAGCGTATCATTTTTTTTGTATTGATGCCCATACCTGCGGGAACCCCGTACGGGTAGTCACTGGCGGGAGTATTCCCTTTTTGCAGGGAGAGTCCATGAGCGAAAAACGGCAGCATTTCCTGCGGGAATACGACTGGATTCGCAAGGGTCTGATGTTTGAACCCCGGGGCCACGACATGATGTCGGGGAGCATTCTGTACCCGCCCATTGATCCGGCCAACGACGCCGGGGTACTCTTTATCGAGACCTCCGGCTGTTTGCCCATGTGCGGACACGGTACCATCGGTACGGTTACAGTAGCCATCGAACAGAACCTGATTCGGCCTAAAACGCCGGGCGTACTGAATCTGGAAGTTCCCGCCGGACTGGTACGGGCCGAGTATGTACAGGAAGGCCGCAAGGTAACGTCGGTGAAAATCACCAACATCAAATCCTATCTGGCGGCGGAAGGTCTTACCGTTGAATGTCCGGATCTGGGTACCTTAACCATTGATGTAGCCTACGGCGGTAATTTCTACGGTATTGTGGATGTACAGACCAATTTTCCGGGACTGGAACATTTCAGTGCCGATCAGCTCATTAGCTGGGCCCGCGTCTTACGGGTTCGCCTGAATGAACAGTACAATTTCGTTCACCCCGAAAACGATACGATTCGCGGCCTGAGTCACATTCTCTGGACGGGTGCTACGTTAAAAGAAACCTCTACGGCCCGCAATGCCGTTTTTTACGGCGATAAAGCCATTGACCGTTCGCCCTGTGGCACCGGTACTTCGGCCCGCATGGCTCAGTGGTACGCTCAGGGCAAACTCAAGCCCGGCGATACCTTCGTCCATGAAAGTATCATTGGATCGATTTTCAACGGCAGAATCGAAGCCGAAACTGAACTGGCTGGAAAACCGGCCATTGTACCAAGTATTGAAGGCTGGGCCCGCATTCACGGCTACAACCACCTCATCATCGACGAAGACGACCCATACGCCTTTGGCTTTCAGGTCATTTAA
- a CDS encoding dihydrodipicolinate synthase family protein — MNVAVTWQGIYPALLTPFTAEDTLDLDLFETNLRAQIDAGVRGLIIGGSLGETSTLTRPEKLQLLERALQVCDGQVPVIVNIAEQATRDAIAAAQEAEANGADGLMLLPPMRYFADSRETVEFFRSVAESTKLPIMLYNNPVDYKIHITVPMFQELAQIPNIEAVKESTRDLTNVIRMRNAFGDRFKIMGGVDTQILESAVLGVDGIVGGLVDAFPAETVALYEWAQQGKIKEAFELYQWFMPLLELDIHPKLVQNIKLAAVATGIGSEYVRAPRLPLVGEERAHVQGIIDRAMANRPSLAVPA, encoded by the coding sequence ATGAACGTTGCCGTTACCTGGCAGGGAATTTACCCTGCACTTCTTACGCCCTTTACTGCTGAGGACACGCTGGATCTGGATCTGTTTGAAACCAACCTCCGGGCTCAGATCGACGCCGGCGTACGGGGTCTGATCATTGGCGGATCGCTGGGAGAAACCAGTACGCTGACCCGCCCCGAAAAACTGCAATTGCTCGAACGAGCCCTGCAGGTTTGTGACGGACAGGTACCGGTTATCGTGAATATTGCGGAACAGGCCACGCGTGATGCCATCGCCGCGGCTCAGGAAGCCGAGGCGAACGGAGCGGACGGCCTGATGCTGTTGCCTCCCATGCGGTACTTTGCGGATTCCCGTGAAACGGTAGAATTTTTCCGCAGCGTTGCCGAGTCAACGAAGCTGCCGATCATGCTGTATAATAACCCGGTGGATTACAAAATTCACATCACCGTACCGATGTTCCAGGAACTGGCTCAGATTCCGAACATTGAAGCCGTGAAAGAATCAACCCGTGACCTGACCAACGTGATTCGGATGCGGAATGCCTTCGGCGATCGTTTCAAAATCATGGGTGGCGTGGATACGCAGATTCTGGAATCAGCCGTACTCGGTGTTGATGGCATTGTAGGCGGACTGGTAGATGCCTTCCCAGCCGAAACCGTAGCCCTTTACGAATGGGCTCAGCAGGGCAAAATCAAAGAAGCCTTTGAATTGTATCAGTGGTTCATGCCCTTGCTGGAACTTGACATTCACCCCAAACTTGTTCAAAATATTAAATTGGCTGCCGTGGCTACGGGCATCGGTTCCGAATACGTACGGGCTCCGCGTCTACCGCTTGTCGGCGAAGAACGGGCTCACGTACAGGGCATCATCGATCGGGCGATGGCCAATCGCCCCAGTCTTGCGGTTCCTGCTTAA
- a CDS encoding AraC family transcriptional regulator: protein MKPLFFRVPSVDQRSFRIQKENGPSFYGQLHFHPEIQLTLIEKGEGTLVVGNRIDRFQPYDLLLLGSNLPHVLRSTPLAGNEQAVSTSILFMGEPFEQQLLAFPEMVHLKQLLSEARHGVRLQVSADDSIVQEFEQLPELRPFQQFLFLVRMLDQLAGNQQREILSRMAYERPSRPDDHQRLERIFSYILQHYATPIGLEEVANVANLTPGAFCRFFRQHTRKTFSHLLNEVRIEHACRLLRESRESISEIAFQCGYTNLSNFNRRFKEITGMPPREYVRTYRM from the coding sequence ATGAAGCCCCTGTTCTTTCGCGTACCCAGTGTCGATCAGCGTTCGTTTCGAATTCAGAAGGAGAATGGCCCCAGCTTTTATGGGCAATTACATTTTCATCCCGAAATCCAGCTTACCCTGATTGAGAAAGGAGAAGGAACGCTGGTCGTGGGCAATCGGATTGACCGTTTTCAACCCTATGATCTGCTGTTGCTGGGTAGCAATCTGCCGCACGTCCTGCGGAGTACGCCCCTGGCCGGGAATGAGCAGGCCGTTTCTACTTCCATCTTATTTATGGGTGAACCGTTCGAGCAACAGTTACTGGCTTTTCCAGAAATGGTACACCTGAAACAGTTGTTGTCCGAAGCCCGTCACGGCGTTCGCCTACAGGTCTCCGCTGACGATTCGATTGTGCAGGAATTCGAGCAACTGCCGGAACTACGACCCTTTCAGCAGTTTCTATTTCTGGTACGGATGCTGGATCAATTGGCGGGAAATCAGCAACGGGAAATTCTGTCTCGTATGGCCTATGAACGTCCCAGTCGTCCCGATGATCACCAGCGACTCGAACGAATCTTCTCGTATATTCTCCAACACTACGCCACTCCGATTGGGCTGGAAGAAGTCGCCAATGTGGCAAACCTGACGCCGGGTGCTTTTTGCCGCTTTTTCCGGCAGCATACGCGAAAAACCTTTTCGCATTTACTCAACGAAGTACGCATTGAACACGCCTGTCGGCTTCTTCGTGAGTCCCGCGAATCGATTAGTGAGATCGCCTTTCAGTGCGGGTATACCAATCTTTCCAATTTCAACCGCCGATTTAAAGAGATTACGGGCATGCCCCCCCGCGAGTACGTACGGACGTATCGGATGTAA
- a CDS encoding oxidoreductase, which yields MNAANVWFVTGASQGLGLLLTQKLIQEGYRVAATSRKLETLVKEIGPASDQFLPLQVSLTEPASVQQAVAQTIATFGRIDVVVNNAGYGQFGTLEELSDEEARKNFDINVFGSLNVIREVMPHLRNQQSGHIFNIASIGGYTANFAGWGIYCATKFAVAGFTESLAAEAKSFGIHATVVYPGYFRTNFLTQESMATPARRIEAYAEAQASLSAHREDINGNQPGDPAKAVAALITVATTPNPPLHLFLGSDAYGMMQEKMAAVQVDVEAWKDLTLSTDFSTEV from the coding sequence ATGAACGCTGCCAACGTATGGTTCGTCACAGGAGCCTCACAAGGACTGGGATTACTACTGACCCAAAAATTAATACAGGAAGGCTACCGTGTAGCGGCCACCTCTAGAAAGTTAGAGACGCTAGTGAAGGAAATAGGTCCGGCTTCGGATCAGTTTTTACCCTTACAGGTTTCGTTAACGGAACCAGCCAGTGTACAGCAAGCCGTTGCTCAAACCATAGCCACCTTCGGACGCATTGACGTGGTCGTGAATAATGCCGGTTACGGGCAGTTTGGAACGCTTGAAGAACTCAGCGACGAAGAAGCTCGCAAGAATTTCGACATTAACGTCTTCGGCTCACTCAATGTCATTCGCGAAGTGATGCCTCATCTTCGGAATCAGCAATCGGGACACATTTTCAATATTGCTTCAATTGGTGGATATACGGCCAATTTTGCGGGTTGGGGTATCTACTGTGCTACGAAGTTTGCCGTAGCCGGTTTTACGGAATCGCTGGCGGCGGAGGCGAAATCATTCGGTATTCACGCCACCGTAGTATATCCAGGTTATTTCCGTACCAATTTCCTCACCCAGGAATCCATGGCTACGCCGGCCCGCCGTATCGAAGCGTATGCTGAAGCTCAGGCCTCTTTGTCGGCCCACCGGGAGGACATCAACGGTAACCAGCCCGGCGATCCGGCAAAAGCCGTAGCAGCCTTGATTACCGTAGCTACTACGCCAAATCCACCCTTGCATTTGTTTTTGGGAAGTGACGCTTACGGAATGATGCAGGAAAAAATGGCCGCAGTCCAAGTAGATGTGGAAGCCTGGAAAGACCTTACCCTTTCTACGGATTTTAGTACTGAAGTCTAA
- a CDS encoding Atu4866 domain-containing protein, with amino-acid sequence MKTNDSYVGMWVTKDGYIRHELLPNGRYDEARGTRKSAYQGRYTLTGDHIDYVDDTGFTADGDFRDGILYHAGMVLYREEK; translated from the coding sequence ATGAAAACAAACGATTCTTACGTCGGCATGTGGGTAACAAAAGACGGATACATCCGGCATGAACTGTTGCCCAATGGCCGCTACGATGAAGCTCGGGGTACCCGAAAGAGTGCCTATCAGGGCCGGTACACCCTCACGGGAGATCACATTGATTACGTGGACGATACGGGTTTTACGGCCGACGGTGATTTCCGGGACGGAATTCTGTATCACGCCGGAATGGTTCTGTACCGGGAAGAAAAGTAA
- a CDS encoding pyridoxamine 5'-phosphate oxidase family protein has translation MNSPKLIPSRDAKKAHFDAETIYPILDEALYCTISYCVDKQPYSIPTAFVRYEDKIYIHGSVGSHFIRTIEKGLPVCVSVTLMDGLVIAKSAFSHTVNYRSVILFAEAEKIEEIDLKKAALEWLTEKIVPNSWDYLRPMTDSELRKTTALAFKIDQASAKIRTGMPNDEPEDKELPIWSGVIPIQQQRLAPVADESSQVIPLPEHLML, from the coding sequence ATGAATTCTCCGAAACTTATTCCCAGTCGGGATGCTAAAAAAGCTCATTTTGATGCCGAAACTATTTACCCCATTCTGGATGAGGCCTTGTACTGCACCATCAGCTATTGCGTAGACAAGCAGCCCTACTCTATTCCCACGGCTTTTGTTCGCTACGAAGACAAGATTTACATCCATGGCTCAGTAGGCAGTCACTTTATTCGTACGATTGAAAAAGGCCTACCCGTTTGCGTTTCCGTAACCTTAATGGATGGATTAGTTATTGCCAAGTCGGCCTTTTCGCATACGGTGAATTACCGTTCCGTAATCCTCTTTGCTGAAGCCGAAAAGATAGAAGAGATTGACCTTAAAAAAGCAGCTCTCGAATGGCTAACTGAGAAAATAGTACCTAATAGCTGGGATTACCTGCGGCCCATGACCGACAGTGAATTACGCAAAACAACGGCTCTGGCTTTTAAAATCGATCAGGCTTCGGCGAAAATCCGGACGGGCATGCCCAACGACGAACCGGAAGATAAAGAACTGCCCATCTGGTCGGGTGTTATTCCGATCCAACAACAGCGGCTCGCTCCGGTAGCCGACGAAAGTAGCCAGGTCATTCCTTTGCCCGAACATTTAATGTTATAA
- the pdxR gene encoding MocR-like pyridoxine biosynthesis transcription factor PdxR — protein sequence MQPLATLLQIYRQDPQPIYLQLAAQLTDLIRKGILRPEYRLPSTRALASGLAIHRKTVIQAYDELIAQGWLQTQVGNGTFVSRHLPELTPRPLVNSDVFDPAKQAGFSFQSTPHLDRPPLKAQARYHLDDGFPDARLAPVLDLSRAYRSQVLASNPYVRLGYNDPSGSRWLREELAAYLNATRGLRAEPENILIVRGTMMGVYLASTALLQPGDAVAIEEYSWSGARMNFLQAGAQLISVPVDAYGIDVDALERICQQRPLRMLYVTSHHQYPTTVPLRADRRMRLLALAQTYKFIVFEDDYDYDFHYESKPLFPLASADLGGMVLYSGSFTKTISPAFRVGYLVGPENVIQHLTKLRRVIDRQGDTLLENAMAELLHTGVIQRHIRKSLRIYRQRRDLFCDALQTELGSVVDFRKPEGGMSVWTRFDSSINLVRLAEKALQKELYLSNGTAHESVFRKENVARLGFASSTEEELMQCIRILKSVI from the coding sequence ATGCAGCCTTTAGCTACTCTACTTCAGATCTATCGCCAGGATCCTCAGCCCATTTACCTCCAGCTTGCCGCTCAACTGACTGATCTGATCCGCAAGGGCATCCTACGGCCGGAGTATCGGCTACCCAGTACGCGAGCGTTAGCGTCGGGATTGGCCATTCACCGAAAAACAGTGATACAGGCGTACGATGAACTTATCGCCCAAGGTTGGTTACAAACGCAGGTTGGAAATGGTACCTTCGTGAGCCGGCATTTACCGGAATTGACTCCCCGGCCATTAGTCAATTCCGACGTTTTCGATCCTGCCAAGCAGGCAGGATTTTCCTTTCAATCAACGCCGCATCTGGATCGGCCCCCGTTAAAGGCACAAGCCCGCTATCACTTGGATGATGGGTTTCCCGATGCCCGCCTGGCTCCCGTGCTGGACTTGTCTCGGGCGTATCGATCGCAGGTACTGGCTTCCAATCCGTACGTACGACTCGGCTACAATGATCCGAGTGGTTCCCGCTGGCTACGGGAGGAATTGGCCGCGTATTTAAATGCAACCCGTGGTCTGCGGGCGGAGCCCGAAAATATACTGATTGTGCGGGGTACCATGATGGGTGTTTATTTGGCTAGTACCGCGTTGCTTCAGCCAGGAGACGCAGTGGCCATCGAAGAGTATAGCTGGTCGGGGGCTCGCATGAATTTCCTGCAGGCGGGAGCCCAGCTTATTTCCGTACCCGTGGATGCGTACGGAATTGACGTAGATGCCTTAGAACGGATATGCCAGCAACGACCCCTACGAATGTTGTACGTAACCTCGCATCATCAGTACCCGACTACCGTACCTTTACGAGCGGACCGTCGCATGCGGTTACTGGCTTTAGCCCAGACGTACAAGTTCATTGTTTTTGAGGACGATTACGACTACGATTTTCATTACGAAAGCAAGCCACTGTTTCCGCTCGCCAGTGCTGATTTGGGGGGTATGGTACTCTATAGCGGCTCATTCACTAAGACCATTTCACCCGCCTTTCGGGTCGGCTATCTGGTAGGGCCGGAAAATGTAATTCAGCACCTGACTAAACTTCGCCGTGTCATTGATCGTCAGGGAGATACATTGCTTGAAAACGCCATGGCTGAGTTGTTACATACGGGAGTTATTCAACGACACATCCGCAAATCCCTCCGCATTTATCGGCAAAGGCGGGATCTGTTTTGTGACGCTCTGCAAACGGAATTGGGTAGCGTAGTCGATTTTCGAAAACCGGAAGGGGGAATGTCCGTCTGGACCAGGTTTGATTCGAGTATTAATCTGGTACGCTTGGCCGAAAAAGCTCTCCAAAAAGAGTTGTATTTATCCAATGGAACGGCTCATGAGTCCGTTTTTCGTAAAGAAAATGTGGCTCGTCTGGGTTTTGCTTCTTCCACAGAAGAAGAACTAATGCAATGTATTCGAATTCTTAAATCTGTAATTTAA